The following coding sequences lie in one Eptesicus fuscus isolate TK198812 chromosome 25, DD_ASM_mEF_20220401, whole genome shotgun sequence genomic window:
- the MESP2 gene encoding mesoderm posterior protein 2: MAQSPPLQTLDPWILPQGWGWAGHPDSTSPASSSSDSSGSCPCDGARGPSQPAPPARGARTPQAAPTAPGRARPAPAGGQRQSASEREKLRMRTLARALHELRRFLPPSVAPAGQSLTKIETLRLAIRYIGHLSAVLGLSEDSLRRRRPRRSDDETPPRGCPLCPDGGPAQAQTPTPARGQILGSAAPAAGSWGSPPACLGVPAAPECLGSRTPDVGPWVSPPYCSGTRSLPQVSQRRAPDAALWTPPEGGSGTQTPGEPGTPAVPWAPPSAAPEPAAVYQGICVSPESYLLPETPPLLPGPACQRLQPQTQWGYWSHSAEVLPSSEHQGPGPTFHFSDDSPLQSSGLQLSGCPELWQEDLEGAHLSIFY, translated from the exons ATGGCCCAGTCCCCGCCTCTGCAGACCCTCGACCCCTGGATCTTACCCCAGGGCTGGGGTTGGGCCGGGCACCCGGACTCCACgtcccctgcctcttcctcctcgGACTCGTCGGGCTCGTGCCCCTGCGACGGCGCCCGCGGCCCCTCGcagcccgcgccccccgcccgcgGCGCGCGAACCCCGCAGGCCGCCCCGACGGCGCCCGGACgcgcgcgccccgccccggccggcggGCAGCGGCAGAGCGCCAGCGAGCGCGAGAAGCTGCGCATGCGCACGCTCGCCCGCGCGCTGCACGAGCTGCGCCGCTTCCTGCCGCCGTCCGTGGCGCCCGCCGGCCAGAGCCTCACCAAGATCGAGACGCTGCGCCTGGCCATCCGCTACATCGGCCACCTGTCGGCCGTGCTGGGCCTCAGCGAGGACAGCCTGCGGCGCCGGCGCCCGCGGCGCAGCGACGACGAGACGCCCCCTCGGGGCTGCCCGCTCTGCCCCGACGGCGGCCCCGCGCAGGCGCAGACGCCGACGCCAGCGCGCGGCCAGATCCTGGGCTCCGCCGCCCCCGCTGCGGGGTCTTGGGGGTCCCCGCCTGCCTGTCTAGGAGTCCCAGCAGCGCCCGAATGCTTGGGGAGCAGGACCCCCGACGTGGGTCCTTGGGTCTCACCCCCTTACTGCTCCGGGACGCGGTCGCTTCCGCAAGTGTCCCAGCGTAGGGCCCCCGATGCGGCCCTTTGGACGCCGCCCGAAGGCGGTTCCGGAACGCAGACACCCGGAGAGCCCGGGACCCCGGCCGTGCCCTGGGCGCCGCCCTCCGCCGCCCCGGAGCCCGCTGCAGTGTACCAG GGTATCTGTGTGTCTCCGGAGTCCTATCTGTTGCCAGaaaccccacccctcctgccggGCCCAGCATGCCAGAGACTGCAGCCTCAGACCCAATGGGGATACTGGAGCCACAGTGCAGAGGTGCTCCCCAGCTCGGAGCACCAGGGACCAGGCCCCACCTTCCATTTCAGCGATGACAGCCCTCTCCAGAGCTCAGGCctgcagctcagtggctgccctGAACTTTGGCAAGAAGACTTGGAGGGGGCCCACCTGAGCATCTTCTATTAA
- the MESP1 gene encoding mesoderm posterior protein 1: MAQPRCPPLSEPWIFPAGWGAAQPPAPSDRGRGCSPASSPNSWGSAPAGSPAPSPRRPGARAAPRGPRAGRSGRLGGGQRRSASEREKLRMRTLARALHELRRFLPPSVAPAGQSLTKIETLRLAIRYIGHLSAVLGLSEDSLRRRRPRPRSSDAAPPRGCPLCPDGGPAQAHARGLGPAAPAAGSWGPAPACPGAAGVPVLYEEAACPDGLAVQPGPSSPLFPAHVLAQLETWMPPSPLEWPPGLSG, encoded by the exons ATGGCCCAGCCCCGGTGCCCGCCGCTCTCCGAGCCCTGGATCTTCCCCGCGGGCTGGGGCGCCGCTCAGCCTCCTGCGCCCTCCGACCGGGGCCGCGGCTGCTCCCCCGCCTCGTCCCCGAACTCCTGGGGCAGCGCCCCGGCCGGCAGCCCCGCGCCCAGCCCCCGGCGCCCCGGCGCCCGCGCAGCCCCGCGCGGCCCTCGTGCGGGCAGGAGCGGCCGCCTGGGCGGCGGGCAGCGGCGGAGCGCCAGCGAGCGCGAGAAGCTGCGCATGCGCACGCTCGCCCGCGCGCTGCACGAGCTGCGCCGCTTCCTGCCGCCGTCCGTGGCGCCCGCCGGCCAGAGCCTCACCAAGATCGAGACGCTGCGCCTGGCCATCCGCTACATCGGCCACCTGTCGGCCGTGCTGGGCCTCAGCGAGGACAGCCTGCGGCGCCGGCGCCCGCGCCCCCGGAGCAGCGACGCGGCGCCCCCTCGGGGCTGCCCGCTCTGCCCCGACGGCGGCCCCGCGCAGGCGCACGCGCGCGGCTtgggccccgccgcccccgcggcAGGGTCTTGGGGGCCCGCGCCCGCCTGTCCCGGAGCCGCAGGGGTGCCCGTGCTCTACGAGGAGGCAGCGTGCCCCGACGGGCTGGCGGTGCAGCCGGGCCCCTCGTCTCCG cTCTTTCCTGCCCACGTGCTGGCCCAGCTGGAGACCTGGATGCCCCCCTCGCCCCTGGAGTGGCCCCCCGGCCTGAGTGGTTGA